AAGTTTGTCGAGCATTTTCAGTGCGATCGCATCCTCCACGTTGATGATATTACTGCGGATACTCGCAATGTAGAAATACAGCTAACTGGTTCTGAACCATTTACCTTGACTCCAGATTTATTAATTATTCCAGTTCCCGGTCACACTAAAGGACAAACAGTCCTACTTTATAAAAATAAGTTTCTCTTCACTGGCGATCATCTCGCTTGGTCAGAAAGCTTCCACCAACTAGCTGCATTCCACAATGCCTGCTGGTATTCTTGGTCAGAACAGACTAAATCAATGCGTAACTTGGCTAATTACTCTTTTGAATGGGTGCTACCAGGTCATGGACGAAGATTTCATGCTGATAGGGAAACCATGCGGCAGCAGATGCACAAGTGTATTGAGTTGATGGAATCTTTGAATTGACATTAACAAACCTAACCCCCTTCCCGATACGAAAAGCGGGAAAATTCAAAGTCTCTCTCCTTTTAGGAGAGAGATTTAGAGAGAGGTCAAACTGTATTGCATACAAACCAGAAGCGCTATAACCTGGGTTTTAGAACCCTTTTAACCAAACACGGATTATGAAAAAGCTGATCAACAAGCCGGAAGACTTTGTGCGGGAAAGTCTAGAAGGTATGGCGGCGGCTCATTCCGATTTAATTAAACTGAACCATGACCCTGCTTTTGTCTATCGAGCCGATGCACCTATACAGGGTAAAGTAGCAATTATTTCAGGTGGTGGCAGTGGACATGAACCCATGCACGCTGGCTTCGTGGGCAAAGGAATGCTTGATGCAGCTTGTCCTGGTGAGGTTTTCACTTCCCCTACTCCTGATCAAATGCTAGAAGCAGCCAAACGAGTAGATGGAGGCTCTGGTATCCTTTACATCGTCAAAAATTATAGTGGCGATGTGATGAACTTTGAAATGGCAACGGAGTTAGCCCGTAGTGAGGGCATTCGATCACTAAATATTTTGATTGATGACGATGTAGCAGTTAAGGATAGCCTCTATACCCAAGGACGTCGGGGTGTGGGAACAACAATACTGGCGGAAAAAATTTGTGGCGCTGCGGCTGAAGCAGGGTATGATTTGCCACAAATAGCAAATTTATGTCGTCGGGTAAATCTGAATGGGCGAAGTATGGGAATTGCTCTAACATCTTGTACAGTGCCAGCCAATGGAACACCAACATTTGAATTGGGCGATCGCGAAATTGAATTAGGTATCGGTATTCACGGTGAGCCAGGGACAGAACGTACAACTATTAAATCAGTAGACGAGATTACCGAAATTTTAACGCGATCGCTTATTGAGGATGCAGCATACAGCCGCACACTGCGCGAGTGGGATGAAGACAAAGGAGAATGGTTAGATGTAGAACTAACAAATCTACCATTTGCAAAAGGCGATCGCTTATTAGCTTTCGTCAATAGTATGGGTGGAACCCCGATTTCTGAACTGTATATTGTTTACCGCAAACTCGCTCAAATCTGCGAACAGCAAGGATTGCAAATTGTGCGAAACTTGATAGGCCCTTACATCACATCTCTAGAAATGCAAGGTTGCTCCATTACCCTGCTGAAATTAGATGATGAGATGATCCGCCTATGGGATGCACCAGTCAAAACACCAAGTTGGCGCTGGGGAATTTCATAATTACGAACTTGTACTGAGTTTCGACTTCGCTCAACTACCGCGTAGCCGTAAAGCCTGCGGCATAGCTACGCTTCGGGCGCAGCCTCTCGTAGAGAAAGAAGTATTACGAATTATTTTAATATGGTGAATCAAGCGCAGATATTGCAATGGTTGCAGGCTTATGCAACCGAGATAGAGCAGAATAAAGCATATTTGACAGAATTAGATGCTGCGATCGGAGATGCTGACCACGGGATCAATATGGATCGCGGCTTTAAAAAGGTAAGCGCTCAGTTACCAACTCTTACAGACAAGGACATCAGCAGCATTCTTAAAGCTGTGAGTATGACCTTAATTTCTTCTATTGGCGGTGCTAGTGGTCCTCTTTATGGCACCTGGTTTTTACGAGCCAGTACAGCAGTAGTTGGTAAGCAAGAATTAACAGAACAAGATGTTTTAGAAATACTCCAAGCAGGCTTAGACGGCGTGGTGCAACGTGGCAAAGCGCAACTAGGAGACAAAACAATGGTGGATGTGCTGTCTCCATCTGTAGCCGCTTTTGGGCAAGCTGTAGAAGAAAGTAAGGGAACGCTGGAAGCTATGCAACAGGCTGTAGTAGCAGCTCAAAAAGGGTTGCAGGAAACTATACCAATGCAAGCGAAAAAGGGACGGGCTAGCTACCTGGGAGAACGGAGTATCGGACATCCAGACCCAGGAGGGACTTCTGCTTATTTGATGTTGAAAAGTTTGTTAGGGGTATTGGAAACCTAAACATTACAACTTATCTAATTATCTGATTCACAACAGATGTACTTTGAATACGCCATTTACTTCGTTCTCGAATCAAATCATACCGAACTCGCAAATTATCGTTAGAAGAGTTTTTAAACTGACCATTTTCATATAACTGCGTCGCTTCCTTCACCGTAGCTACCACTGCGGCACGATCTGCGAATAAATCAATTTTTTCTACAGATTCCACCTTTACGCTATGGTCGTACTTGCGGTAGCGGTTGTCAGACCTAGCTTGTTGAGCGATCGCCCGCCATTGAGACAAAGCTGAACCAGTTAAAATCTGCTCTAAATTATTAATCTCATGATTCGGCCCTAAAGCTTCGGCTTTA
This portion of the Nostoc sp. GT001 genome encodes:
- the dhaL gene encoding dihydroxyacetone kinase subunit DhaL, whose amino-acid sequence is MVNQAQILQWLQAYATEIEQNKAYLTELDAAIGDADHGINMDRGFKKVSAQLPTLTDKDISSILKAVSMTLISSIGGASGPLYGTWFLRASTAVVGKQELTEQDVLEILQAGLDGVVQRGKAQLGDKTMVDVLSPSVAAFGQAVEESKGTLEAMQQAVVAAQKGLQETIPMQAKKGRASYLGERSIGHPDPGGTSAYLMLKSLLGVLET
- the dhaK gene encoding dihydroxyacetone kinase subunit DhaK, whose product is MKKLINKPEDFVRESLEGMAAAHSDLIKLNHDPAFVYRADAPIQGKVAIISGGGSGHEPMHAGFVGKGMLDAACPGEVFTSPTPDQMLEAAKRVDGGSGILYIVKNYSGDVMNFEMATELARSEGIRSLNILIDDDVAVKDSLYTQGRRGVGTTILAEKICGAAAEAGYDLPQIANLCRRVNLNGRSMGIALTSCTVPANGTPTFELGDREIELGIGIHGEPGTERTTIKSVDEITEILTRSLIEDAAYSRTLREWDEDKGEWLDVELTNLPFAKGDRLLAFVNSMGGTPISELYIVYRKLAQICEQQGLQIVRNLIGPYITSLEMQGCSITLLKLDDEMIRLWDAPVKTPSWRWGIS